The genomic DNA TCTGCACGTCACACATGTCACACGCAGCAAAGAACTGTTTGATGATGCAATCAAACTCGCAGCACGAGGCGCATTTGTAGATATTACTGCAGATGAAGAAACATTTGAGTGGATTTCGTATTATAAAGAGAACAATGGAGATATGTCGAAACTGACAATCTCAACAGACGGCAACGGCAGCCTGCCGGTGTTTAATGAAGAAGGCGAACTGCTTGGACTGGGAGTAGCCAGTACACGAACGATGTTTGAACAATTGATTAAGACGATTAAAGCTGGAAAGCTGACAGTGGAAGAAGCATTGAGACTGGTTACAGCCAATACAGCAGAAGCATTGAAGCTGGAAAATAAAGGTGTCATAGCAGAAGACAGAGATGCAGACTTGCTTGTTCTGTCTAAAGACACATATGAAATCGAGCATGTCATCGCCAAAGGACAGCACATGATTGAAAACGGTGAAGTGCTTGTGAGGGGAACGTTTGAGTAATAACTGTATGGATTTTAATTACTTGGAAAAGGAGGACATTATGGAACTCGTAAAATACAATTCGCAGTACGACAATCTCATCAACGATTATTATTTACCGGAAGATCAGCTTTACTACAGTGCCATGCCTAGTGAAGCGGTTGAGATTTCAAGAAACAATAACGACAGGCACACCATTCTCGGTTTGGACGATAGCGAACTAGTTACGTTCTTTATCCTCCATGAAAATGATGCGGTGCAGCCTTATTCCAATCAGCCGAATGATATTTTACTGCGTTCGTTTTCTACCAACTACAAACATCAGGGCAAAGGCTACGCGAGAAAAACGCTCGAACTGCTGCCTGACTTTATGAAAGAGCATATCCCGCATATCGACGGTATTGTTCTTGGAGTTAACGTCAAAAACACTGCAGCCCAGGGCTTATATAAAAAGTGCGGTTATGTCGACGAAGGCAACCGTGTTATGGGCAGCAAGGGCGAGATGATTGTGATGAAATATTATCTGTAAAACGGTTACATACTTGTAATTATTGTTATACTGAGGAAGATTAAAAAGTTTTACATAAAGGGGAATGGAGTATGTCACATATTAAACTGCTTACAACGGGCGGAACAATTGCCAGTAAACGCGATCCCGAGACAGGACTGCAGCAAACGGGTTTAATCAGCGGCGAAGAACTCGCAGAAAAACTTAATTTGCACGAGAATATTAATATCAGTGTGGAAGAGATTATTAAAGTCTCAAGCAGTGCCATCACATTCGAGAATCTGATAACGATAAAAGACGCAGTGCTCAATGCACTTGAGGATGATGACGTGGACGGTATCGTTATTACACATGGCACAGATACGCTGGAAGAGACATCTTACTTCTTAAGCCAGGTTATTCCGGCAGGGAAGGCTGTTGTCGTTACAGGTTCACAGCGCGGACCGGAGTTAATCGGTACCGATGCTTATGCGAACCTCCAGGATTCGATTACATTGGCTGCAGATGCCGATGCCGCTAAAATCGGCGTCAGCGTATTATTTAACTCAAAAATATTCATGCCGAGATTCGTGAAGAAAATGAGCGCGATGAACGTCGACGGTTTTGGCGGCGGAGGCACCGGTTATTTAGGCCTGGTGGACGGACACGATGTGAAAATCTATCAGCATCCGGCTCACAGCAATACATATAATGTAGAAGGGCAATTGCCGGAAGTCGATATTATTAAATGTGCATTAGGTACGGATGCGAAATTTATCGACTGTGCCATCGATCATAAAGTTGCAGGGCTCGTCATTGAAACGATGGGGCGCGGGCATGCGAATGATTTCGTGGCTGCCGGCGTGAAAAGAGCAGTTGATGCAGGTATTAAAGTTGTAATTACGAGCGCATCCGACGAAGGTGACGTTAAGGTCGCGTATGACTTTTCAGGCGGGATTTCAAAATTCGAAAAAGACGGTGCTGTAAATGGTGGCTCGTACGACAGCAAAAAAGCGAGATTGAAACTCGCAGTAATGATAGCTGCAGGAGAAGAAGTCACTGCAGAAGATTTTAAATACTAAGCAATAAAAAGACCGTAGCAAATGGGGATTTGCTACGGTCTTTTTGATTTAGGAGTTATTCTGCTGCAGTAACTTTATAAATCATACCGCCATCAGTGGCTGCAATAAGCGCGCCGTCTTCGGTGATAAGAATATCACGGAATCGTTCGCCTTCGTCAGTTAAGAGACGTTCTTCCCCGACAATCATATCGTCTTCAATGACGACACGGACGATATAGTTCGGTGCTAAACCGCCGATGAACAGGTTGTTCTCCCATTCAGGAATTGCATCGTTATCATAGAATGACATACCGCTTGGTGCACTTGTTGGATCCCAATAGTATCTTGGTTCAACAAAGCCCTGTGCATCGTGTTCTGAAATACCATCATTGATTAATTCCCCGGTATATTCGATGCCATAAGACACAATTGGCCATCCATAGTTAGAACCTGGTTCAATAATATTCAGTTCATCCCCGGCTTGCGGACCGAATTCAACAATCCATAAGTCTCCGGTTTCAGGATGGAAGTCCACACCTTGAATATTACGGTGACCGTAGCTGTAAATACCATCCAGTGCGTCTTCATCTTCGATAAATGGATTCGTATCTACTGCTTCCCCGTCTTGCGTAATGTGAATTACTTTACCCAGGTAAGCATCTAAGTCTTGCGCACGTTCGCGAATTGGATCATCTGAACGCTCCCCGGTTGTTAAGAACAGGTTGCCATCATCATCAAACATAATACGTCCGCCGTAGTGTAAGGTACCATCATACGCCGGTTCTGCCTGGAAGATGACTTCAAAATCTTCAAGCGATGTCTCATCTTCTGACAGCACACCTTTACCGACAGCAGTTAAGGTACCCTCATCAACATCTTGAGCAAATGTCATAAATATTAATCTTGATTCTTCGAAATCAGGTGCAATAGTTACATCAAGTAAACCGCCCTGATCTTCGTTATTTACCTCCGGTGTACCTGTGATTGGTTCTGAAACAGAACCATCTTCAAGGTTTACAATAAGAAGTTCTGCCGAATCTCTTTGTGTAACAAGTAAGCGGTTTGTATCAAACTCTTCCATACCCCAGGACACCCCAAGACCCTCAGCAATAACTTCTACATTTAATTCTGTTTCAGTCTCTACTGCAGGTGCTCTTGTTTGCTCCGGAAATGCCGGCTCAAACTCAGTCACTTTTGGTTCGGACTCAGCACTTTCTTCAGTTGCAGTCTCTGAATCCTCAGTTGATTCCTCTGTTGCAGTCTCAGATTCTTCAGTTGCCATCTCCGAATCATCAGTTGATGCTTCGTCTGAACTGCCGCTATTGTCACATGCCGCCAAACCCAATACGAAAATCAGCAATGTAAGGAACATGAATCTTGACCATGAAACCTTCGGCATTTTTTTCCTCTCCCTTTCTAATATATTCAAGTTTAGTTTCCTGAAACCTGGTACCAAAAATTATTAGAACGTTTAAATCATAAAGGGGAATACGAAGCTTCTTTTAAATTAATTTTATCACAATTTTCAGAAAAATAAAGAATCCAGTTCTGGAACTGCACATGAGTTTTATAAATTTAGGAATGGATTCACTTCGGTATTTTTGTCTTTATATCTCTGTAGTGGATGTGACACAGCTTCCGCCTGAACCATACTTATTCGATGTTTTATTACCGGGAAGGATGAACAAGAATAAACTGTACAGGGCGATTATCACGCCGAGAAGAAGGCTTAATGTGCTGACTATTAATACAGCAGCAATTGTATTAGTACCGCCAGTGCCGGCCCAGGCAAACATTCCTATAAAAGCTACAACACCTCCTATAGGCGCTGCGACAGCACTGATAGGAAAAAGGATTGCAAACAGCATCGTACGATTTGTATCATGCAGACGCCTGACCGTTACAGTAAATGAAGGCACCATCGTAATCAGCACAACATATCTTCCAAGCGGAACGTCTATGATTGCTCCAAAGTAAAAAAAGAAAAGAAAGATAAAAATGTGAGTCAGAAAAGGTACCCAAAAGTCAGAACGGGTCGATCTTCCAGTGAAGTCGAAAATACGTTTCCAGAAATCAATGTAACTTTTAATTATCATGTAATCCCCCTAAAATTGTAGAGTGTAATTATTCACGTATGTTTTTATTACATTATACAATAATTAGTTGTAAACAGGATCCGAATCATGCTGTTGCTCATGCGGTCGTAAATTAACAATTGACCGGATGAGACTATTCCATCCGGCTGCAAATTATTATTCAACCGTATGTGATGTTTTCATACGACCGTAAGGCAATTATCAACCGCATGAACCAAGCTCATCCGGACGCAGCGAAGTTTTCAACCGCATGTGAATGAATATCAGCAAGACTGCTTTGTTATTTATCAAATTCAAGAATATGCTGTGCGACTTCTTCGCCTTTTTCTTCAAGCAGGTAGTGACCGCAGCTTTTAAGTTCATAGCCGGTCACGTTATTTATGGATTGCTGCCATATATCTTCAACCGGCAGGCCGGACAGATTGCCTTTTTCTCCCCAAAGCAGCAGTGTATCTATATTTAATTTGTCTGCTGATTCCAGCTTTTCCTGATATTCCGGTAAATCAAATTTGTACGAGGCTCTGTAATCACTCAATGCTGCTTTTACTGCTCCCGGCTTTTTCCAGTGTGAGAGATACTCATCCCACGAACCATCTGAACTTAATAGTTCGAATAAACCATCACCCCGGCTTAACAGAAATTTTAAATATTCTTCTTCTTTGCCTGAGATTAAAGTCTCCGGTAAATCAGGCACAACCTGAAATACCCAGTGCCAATATTTTTTCGCAGCTTCTTGTGCCGATAAAGAATAGACATATTCCATCGGCATAATTTCAATTAAAGCGAGGCGGTTAATTAACTCCGGATTGTCATAGGCCAGTCTGCGTGCAACACGTGCACCGCGGTCATGACCGACAACGTAAGCATCCGTGACATTTTGTGCAGCGAGAATTTCAGCGATGTCCTGAGCCATAATTTTATTTGTATAGTTTTCAATACCTTCAGGTTTGTCAGAATCACCGTAACCCCTTAGATCGACTGCGATAATTTTATAATGTTCTTCAAGATGAGGAATTACATTACGCCAAGTAATCCAGCTTTGCGGAAAACCGTGAAGCAGCAGGCAGACCGGACCGTCATCGATTCCGCCTGTAACGTAATGCAGTTTTGTATTATCTATAGTTATGTAATGACTTTTCATGATTATCAATCTCCTTCTTTATGTGTCTATACCCATAAATACACAGTTTTGATAAACGACATTGAGACGTAGACTGTTTTTTGTCTCATTGTGACTTGCTCATTGGGAAGATAATTGTGTATCTTCTCATTGTGGTGAGCTCATTGAGTCAAATATTGATAATCGTCCCATCGTGAGCCGTTCATCGGGAAGAAAGCCATTCATTGTCTCAATGAGCGGAATCTTCATACAGCCGCAACGCAGCATTCAGCCGCATGAGCGCCGACAAGCACAAAAATCACACCTGAATCTCGCCGCACCAAGCCATTTATCATTCCATAAAAGCCTCTAAATGATACAATGGCGTTAACATTATTTTAGGAGGCACACACATGGAATCGATTACGTTAATGGAAGCTTATGCGATTGAAACTTTAAGAGGAAATGGCATCAGCAATGATAAAATTATTCAAAATATTAAAGCCAACGATCTTGAGGAATTCAAGGCTGTTAAAGAAAATATGGACTTTGATGCCTTAGTGGAACTGAGCAAAAATGCTGATTTTGAAGCGATTGTGAACGACGGCTACAAAGTGAAGTTCCTGACTTTCAACGGCCTGAAGAATTTAATCAAGATGAAATTCGGCAAGTTTGCCGATGAGGATTACCAGGTGGATGAGTTCGTCATTTCAGGTCTTGAACTCGATAAAGACCAGCAGCAGGATTTGGAAAACATCCTTTCTGCGAACTGGACACTGGAAAGTGAAGCTGGCGGCGTAACTGTCAAACCGACAAAGTAAGCAATTACGAAGGAGGTTATTTTTAATGAAGGCTATATACCATGAAGGTGTGCAGAGTCTCGAAGGGATTCAGTACGGTGAAGTCGAACAGGATAAAATCGACGACGGCGAAGTCGTCGTGAAAATGAAGACTGCCGGATTAAATCACAGGGATTTATTTATCCCGGCGAGGCATAACGAAAATGATCCGCCGATTGTACTCGGTTCGGATGGTGCAGGGGTTGTGGCGCAGATTGGTGCCGGCGTCAAAAATGTTAAAGTCGGCGACGAAGTCATTATCAATCCGTCGCTCGGCTGGGAGAAAAACAGTGCGGTGCCGCCTGAAGGGTTTGAAATTACGGGCTTTCCGTTTAACGGCACTTTCGGAGAGTACATGACGATTCCGGCAGAGAATGCCGTACCGAAACCGGCGCATTTAAACTGGGAGGAAGCAGGTGTGCTCGCATTATCTGCGATGACAGCTTACCGTGCGCTGTTTACACGCGGTCAGCTTGAAGCGGGGCAGACGGTACTGATTCCGGGTGCAACCGGCGGTGCGGGGACGTTTCTCATGCAGTTTGCCAAAGCTGCAGGTGCGACTGTCTATATCACTTCCCGTTCTGAAGAAAAACGTCAGGAAGCGCTGAAACTCGGTGCCGATAAAGCGATTGATTCAGAACGTGACTGGCACGAACAGCTCGACGGGAAAAAAGTCGATTTAGTCATTGAAAGCGTCGGCGCGGCAACGTTCAACAAATCTGTTGACCAGCTGAAGCGCGGCGGCACTTTAGTGGCGTTCGGAGCTTCTGCAGGAGACACCGTCGATTTTGATCTGCGCAAATTTTTCTACGGTCAGTTTAATCTGCTCGGTTCGACGATGGCGAGTACAGATGAGCTTAACGACATGCTTGATTTCATTGAAAAACATAACATTAAACCGGTAATGGACAAATCTTATAAAATGGAAGATTTTAAAGAGGCGTTCGACCGTCTCGACAAAGCCGGCATGATGGGGAAAATTGCATTTACTTTATAATATTTAAATTATTCGAAAATTCTTATTGCAAATTGTAAGAAGATAATTTATGATTGATTTGTGACAAAAATATGAACAGGAGGTAAGGCGTTATGAAATTTCTACACAACAAAACTACACAGATTACAATTTCACAACCAAATATCGGTACCTCTCTAATTTCACAACTATAAATTATTCGGGATAATTATATATTTTGAAAATGGAGAGGCATATCCTCTCTATTTTTATGCCTGTTTTTAGCGTGCACATTAATAGTGCGCGCTTTTTTGCGCTTTTACGAGGGGATACGGACGGAAAAACGAATAATTCAAAGGGGAACTTTGGGAAAAAGGTGAATTATGTTTGGTTACATCAGGAAAATCAGCTGGTATATTTTCTCGAACAAAAAGCGTTATGCATTTATCGTTATCTTTTTACTGATTGCGAACGTACTCGATATTATTCCGCCGCAGCTGATCGGCCGGACTATCGATTTAATTAACAACGGTGAACTGACGCAGGAAATGACGCGCAATATATTAATTATTTTTGCAGCAGTCATTATTTTATCCTACACGGTCAGTTACTGGTGGGGCTATCTGCTCTTTGAAGGGGCAATTAAAATCGAATCCATATTACGCAGCAGGCTGATGCGTAAATTTCTGCTCCTGTCGCCGAGCTTTTATGAGCGGAGCAAGACCGGTGACTTAATGGCGAAAGCAACGAATGATCTCAGAACAGTCAATATGGCGACGGGATTCGGAATTATTACACTGCTCGATGCCACGACATTTTTACTGACAATCGTCCTGGTGATGGGCTTTACAATCAGCTGGCAGCTGACGTTCTTTGCGCTCATACCGCTGCCGCTCCTTGCGATTATTGAACAGCGTCTCGGCAAAATGATTAACAAAAGGCATAAATCATCACAGGAAGCATTCGGTGTGATGAACGATGCGGTGCTGGAAGTCGTCGAAGGTGTCAGACTGACGCGCAGCTACGTGCAGGAAGACGCTGAAAATAACAGATTCAAACGTCTGACGGATAACTATTTAAATAAATTTATGAAAGTCGAGAAACTCGATGCTTTCTTTCAGCCGCTGACGATTATCGTCGTGTCATCCAGTATTGCGATTTCGTTCAGCTACGGTGCAGTACTCGTTAACAGCGGCGCGATTACCGTCGGTGAACTGATTACATTTAATGTGTATCTGAACATGCTGATCTGGCCGATGTTTGCGCTCGGCATGCTGTTTAACATTATGGAGCGCGGCAATGCGTCATACGACCGGATCCAGCATGTGCTTGATGAGACCGATGATTTAAAAGCAGGCGGGGAAGAGACGGTAAAAGAGACGAATTTCAACTTTAACGAAGTGTCGTTTAAATATCCGACCGGTAAACACAACAGTCTGGAAAATATAACTATTGAACTGAACAAAGGCGAAACGCTCGGAATTGTCGGCAGGACCGGCAGCGGTAAGTCGACGTTTATCAAGCAGCTGTTAAAAATTTATCCGGAAGGGACCGGCGATTTAGTTATCGACGGCATTAATATTTCAAATCTTAACCGGGAGAAACTGCGCGAGAAGCTCGGGTACGTTTCCCAGGAAAACATTTTGTTTTCGCGCACGGTCAGAGAAAATATTATGTTCGGGAAGCCGGATGCGACAGAAGCGGAAATGATGGAAGCCATCCGTCTGAGTGCGTTCGATGAAGATTTAAAACGCATGCCGGAAGGTCTCGATACGCTCGTCGGAGAAAAAGGGGTGTCGTTAAGCGGCGGACAGAAACAACGCATTTCAATTGCGCGCAGTCTGATCAGACAGCCCGATATTTTAATTCTGGACGATGCGTTAAGCGCCGTCGATGCACGGACTGAACAGAGAATTATTAACCATATTAAAAACAACCGTCTGGGCAAAACGACGATTATTATTACGCACCGCCTGTCAGCAGTGCATCATGCCGATAAAATTATCGTGCTCGATAACGGCAGAATAGTTGAATCCGGCACACATGAGCAGCTGTCTGAAGGCAGCGGCTGGTATTCGGCACAAAACGATTATTTCATTACAGGGGGTGAGTCGTAATGAAGGAAATGCTCAGATTACTGCCGTACGTTAAGCAGTACAAAGGAATGTTTTCAGGCGGCATTTTACTCATGATATTAATGGTCGGCTTTGAACTCGCCGGCCCGCTGATCGCAGCAGCGATTATCGATAACCATATTAAACTTGGAGAGGGCAATATTTTAATCCGGCCGATTTTATATCTCATTGCACTGTTTCTTGCGATAAAACTCATGCACGCAGCGGCGAGCTACTTTGCACAGATTGTGCTCATATCCGCAGGAACGAAAGCGATTCAGCAGATGCGTCTCGACGTCTTTAAACACGTCCAGCAACTGCCGATCCGGTATTTTGATAATCTGCCGGCAGGTAAAGTGGTGGCGAGAATTACGAATGATACTGAGTCCATACTCCAGCTGTTTGCCTCGGTTATTCCGATGTTTATGGTCAGTATATTAACGATTTTCAGCATTACGGCAATCGTCTTTTACGTTCACATGTGGACAGGGATTGTCATGCTGCTGTTTATTCCGGTAATTATTATATGGGGTGTGCTGTATAAAAAATATTCCAATGAAAACAATCATATTAAACGCGAAAGAAACAGCGATATGAACGCCATGATTAATGAATCGATCAATGGGATGCCGATCATTCAGGTGTTCAACCGCGAAGACCAGATCAAAGAAGAGTTTGAAAAAATCAACAGTGAATACTACGACAGTGCAAGCAGTCTCGTGAAACTGGAAAGTCTGACAGGTGAAAACCTGGCGAACTCAATCCGTTCACTCGTGTTTGCGATACTGGTGTATATATTTGCAGGCGCATTTTTAAACGGTACCGGTGCACTGACAGTCGGGCTGATGTATCTGCTCGTCGATTACATTACGAGATTCTTCAACCCGCTGTTTAACATTATTAATCAGCTCAGCATATTCGAGCAGGCGCGTGTCGCAGCGGACAAAGTGCTGGAAATGCTCGATGCGGAACCTGAAAAAGAAGAAGGGCACGCACTCGATACGTTCAGCGGCAACATTTCATTTAGAAACGTCAGCTTTTCTTATGACGGTAAACGGGATGTACTGAAAAATATTAATATCGATGCGGCTCAGGGTGAAACGATTGCGCTTGTCGGCCACACAGGTTCCGGCAAAAGTTCGATTATTAATCTTCTCATGCGCTTTTATGATCCGGGGAACGGCGCGATTTACTTCGATGAATCCGATACGAAGCAGATTGATAAACAGAGTCTCCGCCGTTTTATGTCGATTGTGCTGCAGGATCCGTTTATATACAGCGGGACATTGCTGTATAACGTCAGGCTGAACAATGAGAACATTACGGAAAGAGAAGTATTAAAAGCGCTGGAAGATGTCGGGGCGGGACCGCTTATCGCGCGTCTTCCGGACGGCATTCACTCGGAATTAGCAGAGCGGGGTGCGACGCTGTCACTCGGGGAAAGACAGCTGATTTCATTTGCCCGGGCACTCGCGTTTAATCCGACAGTGCTCGTGCTCGATGAAGCAACCAGCAATATCGACTCGGAAACTGAACAGCTGATTCAGTACGCAATGAACGTCGTGTCAAAAGACCGGACAACATTTATTATTGCGCACAGACTGTCGACGATTCAGCATGCGGATCAAATTGTACTGCTTGAAAATGGTGAAATTAAAGAACAGGGCAATCATGATTCGTTAATGGAACTTGGCAAAGACTATTACAAAATGTATGAAATGCAGATGGGATGATTTTTGAATGAATACAGAACAATATTGGAACGCGTTTATAAATAAGCATCCGGCATACGCGGAAAAAAGCTATACGGCATGGCCGTTCGGTGCAGAACCGGATGAGCTTGCAGCACTCACAGCGAACGGCACGAAAACGTTAACGTGCAGCAGTTTAAAAGAATATGAAGTGGAAAACGAAAGTCTCCCCGGGGCTGGTGATGTCAGTATCGTGCTCGGTGCTGACAGTACACCGAAATGTATTATCGAAAACACGAACGTGTACACGATTGCTTTTAAAGACGCAGACGAAGAAATCGCTTATAAAGAAGGCGAGGGCGACCGGTCTTTATCTTACTGGAGACAGGCACACATCGATTTCTTTAACTGGCTGTACCCTGAAATGGGACTCGTGTTCAGCGAAGATGAGCAGATCGTCGTCGAAGAGTTTAAATTAATTTACGTATAAGGTTATAGCTTAAAGTTATAGCGAACCATGAATTTAAACGGTAATGCTATTACTCCGCCCCCGTGCTACTATAAATTCATATAACAAATGAAGGAGTGGTCAGTTATGTCAGTCACAGCAGTTAAAACAGCACCGTTTAAATTTGATAACGTCGGGAGTTTTTTACGTCCCGCTGATTTAAAGCAGGCACGTGAAGATTTTAAAGCGGGCAGCATTACTCAGGAGGAACTTACTTCAGTTGAAAACGAAGCGATTAAAAATCTGGTCCAAAAACAGAAGGACATCGGTCTGAAGGCAATTACGGACGGGGAGTTCCGCCGTTCATGGTGGCATCTCGATTTCTTCTGGGGACTGAACGGGGTTGAAAAATCCGATGTTGAAAACGGCTATAACTTCGTTGCGATTGAAACGAGAGCCGAGACTGCGCGCCTGACAGGCAAAATCAGCGGTGAGAATCATCCGTTTATCGACCATTTTAAATATATTAACCAGTTTGCGGACGGAGATATTATCGCGCGCCAGACGATTCCGGCACCGGCACAGTTTTTAAGAGAGCTGACGCGCCCGGAAATTAAAGCAGCGACGGAAGCCATTTATCCGGATGAGGCGGAACTCGTTAAAGATATCGCAGCAGCGTACCGCACGTTCATTCAGGAACTGCATGAAGCAGGCTGTACGAATTTACAGCTGGATGACTGCACGTGGGGCATGATCGTCGATGAGAACTTCTGGAAAAATAGAACGGACGGACTGACGATCGATATCCTCGCCGAACAATACGTTGAACTGAACAACAGCGCGATTGAAGAAAAACCTGAAGGACTGACGATTACGACGCATGTCTGCCGCGGGAACTACCGTTCAACGTGGGCATCATCTGGTGCATACGATAAAATATCAGACGAGTTATTCGGCAGGGAAAATGTTGCAGGGTATTATCTCGAGTTCGATACGGAACGTGCCGGCGGATTTGAATCGCTTGAAAAAGTGAGCGGTGACAAAAAAGTGGTGCTCGGGCTCGTATCATCGAAAGTGCCTGAGCTTGAAAGTAAAGCGGAGATTATTTCACGTATTGAAGAAGCGGCGAAATACATCGATAAAGACAGATTATGCCTGAGTCCGCAGTGCGGATTTGCATCGACGGAAGAAGGAAATAATCTGACTGAAGAAGAACAGTGGG from Jeotgalicoccus saudimassiliensis includes the following:
- a CDS encoding 5-methyltetrahydropteroyltriglutamate--homocysteine S-methyltransferase, whose amino-acid sequence is MSVTAVKTAPFKFDNVGSFLRPADLKQAREDFKAGSITQEELTSVENEAIKNLVQKQKDIGLKAITDGEFRRSWWHLDFFWGLNGVEKSDVENGYNFVAIETRAETARLTGKISGENHPFIDHFKYINQFADGDIIARQTIPAPAQFLRELTRPEIKAATEAIYPDEAELVKDIAAAYRTFIQELHEAGCTNLQLDDCTWGMIVDENFWKNRTDGLTIDILAEQYVELNNSAIEEKPEGLTITTHVCRGNYRSTWASSGAYDKISDELFGRENVAGYYLEFDTERAGGFESLEKVSGDKKVVLGLVSSKVPELESKAEIISRIEEAAKYIDKDRLCLSPQCGFASTEEGNNLTEEEQWAKLQLVKEISEEVWGS